In Aegilops tauschii subsp. strangulata cultivar AL8/78 chromosome 3, Aet v6.0, whole genome shotgun sequence, one genomic interval encodes:
- the LOC109744561 gene encoding uncharacterized protein — protein sequence MAKPSQSRLLLVFPVAAVLAAAFLLPLARSDASGPNPTAYDELRLRGFPRGLLPANVRGYTLDAGSGDFAVDLDSSCRIVLPAGSYLANFNDHLTGHLDDRRISGLSGIRVRAFFRWWSITGIRADGDELVFEVGSVSAKFPARHFNASLECPAKADS from the coding sequence ATGGCGAAACCCTCCCAATcccgcctcctcctcgtcttccccgtcgccgccgtcctcgccgcggCCTTCCTCCTCCCGCTCGCCCGCTCCGACGCCTCCGGGCCCAACCCCACCGCCTACGACGAGCTCCGCCTCCGCGGCTTCCCGCGCGGCCTGCTCCCGGCCAACGTTCGCGGGTACACGCTCGACGCCGGCTCGGGGGACTTCGCCGTCGACCTCGACTCCAGCTGCCGCATCGTGCTGCCGGCGGGGAGCTACCTCGCCAACTTCAACGACCACCTCACCGGCCACCTCGACGACCGTCGCATCTCCGGCCTCAGCGGCATCCGCGTCAGGGCTTTCTTCCGCTGGTGGTCCATCACCGGGATCCGCGCCGATGGAGACGAGCTCGTCTTCGAGGTGGGCTCCGTCTCCGCCAAGTTCCCCGCCCGCCACTTCAACGCCAGCCTCGAATGCCCCGCCAAGGCCGACTCTTAG